The Pantoea phytobeneficialis genome has a segment encoding these proteins:
- a CDS encoding carbohydrate porin: MHKLKIAHLIVPGMLVMASPYGFAAAAPFSSDSPWMLGDWDGQRTALQQQGIDFNVNYVMESAANLAGGYQSSTTARYTDQWMFSTHLDLEKLLGWQDTDFQATVTDRNGQNLSEQVANPKAPMLSSVQEVYGRGQTWRLTQFWLRSGFFNDHVNLKLGRATVGEDFGTIESHFQNLALGPGIPGKSRSDRWMNWPVSQWMGRLQLNITPDVYVKVGFYNQNDDNDNRGSGFHFSVNHSDGNLVPVEIGWQPKLGADALQGNYRLGAYYSSAQGGVYHSWQHGQYGDTAHGYGAYAIVQQQLFALQHDNHRSLSLTLSQVMHDKRTSKLDYTQTVALSWKGLFATRPQDEIGLGMARLHVNSAYSRMLERENEENSAQSVNDATYLPVIRGSEYDYELYYSWNASSWLTLRPNLQYVVAPGADSSVKDAFIGGITASLTF, translated from the coding sequence ATGCATAAACTCAAAATTGCACACCTGATCGTACCAGGCATGCTGGTCATGGCGTCACCCTACGGGTTTGCGGCTGCCGCCCCCTTCTCCAGTGATTCACCGTGGATGTTAGGTGACTGGGATGGTCAGCGTACCGCCCTTCAACAACAAGGCATTGATTTTAATGTTAATTATGTGATGGAGAGTGCCGCGAATCTGGCAGGTGGCTATCAATCCTCCACTACCGCACGTTATACCGATCAATGGATGTTCAGTACCCATCTCGATCTGGAAAAATTGCTGGGGTGGCAGGACACTGATTTCCAGGCCACAGTGACCGATCGTAATGGGCAGAACCTGTCGGAACAGGTGGCAAACCCTAAAGCCCCGATGCTTTCTTCTGTTCAGGAGGTTTATGGCCGCGGTCAGACATGGCGACTGACACAGTTCTGGTTGCGTAGCGGTTTTTTCAACGACCATGTCAATCTTAAGCTGGGTCGTGCGACGGTAGGGGAGGATTTTGGCACCATCGAGTCACATTTCCAGAACCTGGCGCTCGGACCGGGTATTCCGGGTAAATCTCGTAGCGATCGCTGGATGAACTGGCCGGTATCTCAGTGGATGGGGCGTTTACAGCTGAATATCACGCCGGATGTCTATGTTAAGGTGGGATTTTATAATCAGAACGATGATAACGATAATCGCGGCAGCGGTTTTCACTTCTCGGTCAATCACTCCGATGGCAATCTGGTTCCGGTAGAAATTGGCTGGCAGCCAAAGCTTGGTGCTGATGCACTACAGGGAAATTATCGCCTGGGTGCTTACTACTCTTCGGCTCAGGGTGGGGTTTATCACAGCTGGCAACACGGTCAATATGGCGATACCGCGCATGGCTACGGCGCTTATGCCATTGTTCAGCAGCAATTATTTGCCCTGCAACATGATAATCATCGCAGCTTGTCTCTGACGCTGAGCCAGGTGATGCATGATAAGCGCACCTCAAAACTCGATTATACCCAAACGGTGGCACTGAGCTGGAAAGGGCTTTTTGCTACGCGTCCCCAGGATGAAATTGGTTTAGGTATGGCACGTTTGCATGTGAACTCGGCATACAGCCGCATGCTCGAGCGGGAGAATGAAGAGAACAGTGCGCAAAGCGTGAATGATGCTACTTATCTGCCAGTGATCAGAGGCTCTGAATACGACTATGAACTCTACTATTCCTGGAACGCCAGCTCATGGCTTACATTGCGTCCTAATCTGCAATATGTTGTCGCGCCAGGCGCAGACAGCAGCGTAAAAGATGCATTTATTGGGGGAATTACAGCGAGCTTAACGTTCTAA
- the metA gene encoding homoserine O-acetyltransferase MetA — protein MPIRIPDELPAVNFLRNENVFVMTSSRASVQEIRPLKVLVLNLMPKKIETENQFLRLLSNSPLQIDIQLLRIDSRESRNTPTEHLNNFYCNFEDIQDDNFDGLIVTGAPLGLVDFNDVAYWPQIQRVLHWAKEHVTSTLFVCWAVQAALNILYGIPKQTRQHKLSGVYEHQILHPHALLTRGFDDNFLAPHSRYADFPSQLIRDYTDLELFAESETTGAYLMASKDKRLAFVTGHPEYDALTLSGEYHRDYDAGLHPAVPFNYFPHDNPELPPRATWRSHGNLLFSNWLNYYVYQITPFDLRHMNPTLE, from the coding sequence ATGCCAATCAGGATCCCCGACGAGTTACCGGCAGTAAATTTCTTGCGCAACGAGAATGTCTTTGTGATGACCTCGTCGCGCGCCAGTGTTCAGGAGATCCGTCCGTTGAAAGTGCTGGTCCTCAACCTGATGCCGAAAAAGATTGAGACCGAAAACCAGTTCCTGCGCCTGTTATCCAACTCGCCATTGCAGATTGATATTCAGCTACTGCGTATCGACAGCCGCGAGTCACGTAATACCCCCACCGAGCACCTGAATAATTTCTACTGCAATTTTGAGGATATTCAGGATGATAACTTCGATGGACTGATTGTTACCGGTGCGCCGCTGGGTCTGGTTGATTTCAATGATGTCGCCTACTGGCCGCAGATTCAGCGTGTGCTGCACTGGGCAAAGGAACACGTCACCTCGACGTTATTTGTCTGCTGGGCGGTACAGGCCGCGTTGAATATTCTCTACGGCATTCCTAAACAGACGCGCCAGCACAAGTTGTCTGGCGTGTATGAGCATCAAATCCTGCATCCGCATGCGTTGCTGACGCGTGGTTTTGATGACAACTTCCTTGCCCCGCATTCGCGCTATGCCGACTTTCCCAGCCAGCTGATCCGTGATTACACCGATCTGGAGCTGTTTGCCGAATCGGAAACCACCGGGGCCTACCTGATGGCGAGCAAAGATAAGCGCCTGGCGTTTGTTACCGGACACCCGGAGTACGATGCGCTGACACTATCCGGTGAATACCATCGTGATTACGATGCCGGGCTGCATCCCGCGGTGCCATTTAACTATTTCCCTCACGACAACCCGGAGTTGCCGCCACGCGCTACCTGGCGCAGTCATGGCAACCTGTTGTTCTCAAACTGGCTGAACTATTACGTTTACCAGATCACGCCGTTTGATCTACGACATATGAATCCGACACTCGAGTAA